One window from the genome of Crassostrea angulata isolate pt1a10 chromosome 2, ASM2561291v2, whole genome shotgun sequence encodes:
- the LOC128174067 gene encoding uncharacterized protein LOC128174067 — translation MRDAKIVTLYKTKGERSDCNNYRGISLLSIVGKVFARVTLIRLQKLVDRVYPESQCGFRSKRSTIDMIFSLRQLQEKCREQQMPLYISFIDLTKAFDLVSRDGLFKILPKIGCPPKLLSLVTSFHVDMKGTVQFNSSSSEPFSFNSGVKQGCVLAPTLFGIFLPCSSNMHLVNRLKESTYVPGQMTPTGLKKTNVLSQDSSTAPAIAIDDYQLDVVHQFTYLGSTITDNLSLDVELDKRIGKATSTLARLSKRVLTNPTLKTCTKMAVYNACIIGTLLYGSESWTTYSKQERRLNTFHLRCLRRILGISWQDKVPNTEVLSRTNLPSMFTMLRQRRLRWLGHVRRMDDGRFPKDILYGELRSGKQSIRRPQLRFKDVVKRDMKALDIDVRSWEDLAADRPRWRSTLLRQIKSGEEKLVHAAENKRAQRKQRLNPERSETIHRCDFCGKECLSRIGLFSHKRCCQRETK, via the exons ATGAGGGATGCAAAGATCGTCACCCTCTACAAAACCAAGGGAGAAAGAAGCGACTGCAACAACTATAGAGGCATCTCCCTCTTAAGTATAGTCGGCAAAGTGTTTGCTAGAGTGACCTTGATTAGATTGCAGAAGCTGGTTGATCGTGTATACCCAGAGTCTCAGTGCGGCTTTCGCTCAAAGAGGTCTACGATCGACATGATCTTCTCTCTTAGGCAGCTTCAAGAAAAATGCAGAGAACAACAAATGCCGCTATACATCTCCTTCATTGACCTGACCAAAGCGTTCGACCTAGTCAGTAGAGATGGACTCTTCAAGATCCTCCCAAAAATTGGATGCCCTCCAAAACTACTGAGCCTAGTGACATCATTCCACGTCGATATGAAGGGGACAGTACAGTTCAACAGTAGTTCCTCGGAGCCATTCAGCTTCAATAGCGGTGTCAAACAAGGCTGTGTCCTTGCCCCCACGCTGTTTGGTATCTTTTTGCCATGCTCCTCAAACATGCATTTGGTGAATCGACTGAAGGAATCTACCTACGTACCAGGTCAGATG ACTCCAACAGG CCTAAAGAAAACAAACGTTCTAAGCCAAGATAGTTCCACAGCCCCAGCTATAGCAATCGACGACTACCAACTGGACGTCGTCCACCAGTTTACGTACCTGGGATCAACCATTACTGACAACCTTTCCTTGGATGTTGAGCTAGATAAGAGGATCGGAAAGGCTACATCCACTCTCGCTCGACTTTCAAAAAGAGTTTTGACAAACCCCACACTGAAAACTTGTACCAAAATGGCAGTATACAACGCCTGCATAATCGGCACTTTGCTGTACGGTAGCGAGTCGTGGACAACGTATTCCAAGCAGGAAAGAAGGCTCAACACCTTTCATCTGCGATGTCTGCGCCGCATCCTGGGCATTTCGTGGCAGGACAAGGTGCCTAACACCGAAGTCCTATCTCGGACGAACCTTCCAAGCATGTTCACTATGCTTCGACAACGCAGGTTACGCTGGCTCGGGCATGTGCGTCGAATGGATGACGGACGTTTTCCCAAGGACATCTTGTATGGAGAATTGAGATCTGGGAAACAAAGCATTAGGCGCCCACAACTTCGATTCAAGGATGTCGTAAAAAGAGACATGAAGGCCCTTGATATCGACGTGCGATCTTGGGAAGACCTAGCAGCAGATCGACCCAGATGGAGGTCCACACTACTTAGACAGATCAAGTCAGGGGAAGAAAAGCTTGTGCACGCAGCAGAAAACAAACGCGCACAACGAAAGCAGCGCCTAAACCCCGAAAGATCTGAAACTATTCACAGATGTGACTTTTGCGGAAAAGAATGTCTCTCCCGTATAGGACTTTTCAGCCACAAACGTTGCTGTCAGAGAGAGACAAAATAG